A part of Desulfobacter sp. genomic DNA contains:
- a CDS encoding serine protease, protein MKAWLFPIILQAVGALVVVAEVFIPSMGMLTVIALGVLGYSLYLAFTTISPGAFYILMGCDILVLPLVFLAGMKILAASPLALKKELSADEGVMSQSPDLAAHLNKTGRTLTALRPAGTALIDNVRLDVVADGEFIEAGVPVRVAEVTGNRIVVERNEKDQ, encoded by the coding sequence ATGAAAGCCTGGCTGTTTCCAATTATATTGCAGGCCGTCGGCGCACTGGTGGTGGTGGCCGAGGTGTTCATCCCCTCCATGGGGATGCTGACGGTGATTGCCCTGGGGGTGCTTGGGTATTCCCTGTACCTGGCCTTTACAACCATTTCCCCCGGCGCTTTTTATATTCTCATGGGATGCGACATCCTGGTGCTGCCCCTGGTGTTTCTGGCCGGGATGAAGATCCTGGCAGCGTCGCCCCTGGCGCTTAAAAAGGAATTGTCGGCAGATGAAGGGGTGATGTCCCAGTCCCCGGATCTGGCCGCCCATTTAAATAAAACCGGCCGCACCCTGACGGCCCTGCGGCCGGCGGGTACCGCCCTGATCGACAATGTCCGGCTGGATGTGGTGGCGGACGGAGAGTTCATTGAGGCAGGCGTCCCGGTACGGGTGGCAGAGGTTACCGGTAACAGGATTGTGGTAGAACGAAACGAAAAAGACCAATAA
- a CDS encoding serine protease gives MVSIKKILVLICLAFFLSGFFSGPAAAPPSPHLYIIPVSGTVEPGMAAYIRRALKSVEEDKTAVLVFKLDTFGGRVDAAFEIVEALSGVPKERTVAYVEKKAISAGALIALSAGTLIMKENTLIGDCAPIIQTGDGHKEAGEKTQTVLRAQFRTLAKRNGYPEVLAEAMVTKSMEVYRVDLAGETRYMDKTAYGDLTDAEKKSVTRKKTIVKAGELLTMDDKEALTLGFSRQSVQNIDEAMDFLGYGAYGKTEVAETWSEDLVRAMQPFLPILMIIGIGALYTEIKAPGFGLPGIIGILCLGMVFFNQYMAGLADYTELLIFLIGFLLLGVEVFVLPGFGIAGITAILVIAVGLVLSFQGFVLPDPTLPWEGRLMVKNVGLVMGAALAALAVSFSMIRYVLPLLSAVVKGPYLDATLQDSHADSKAIAGISPGNTGVALTQLRPSGKIRIRDGEAERKVDAITRGDFIDPGAHVRVAEVSRNQVIVEQVNLEKEDG, from the coding sequence ATGGTTTCCATAAAAAAAATTCTTGTATTGATCTGCCTGGCGTTTTTCCTTTCCGGATTTTTCTCCGGGCCGGCGGCAGCGCCACCTTCTCCGCACCTGTACATCATACCGGTCTCCGGGACGGTTGAGCCGGGAATGGCCGCCTATATCCGGCGGGCATTGAAATCCGTTGAAGAAGACAAGACCGCTGTGCTGGTCTTTAAGCTGGACACCTTCGGCGGACGGGTGGATGCCGCCTTTGAGATTGTGGAGGCCCTGTCCGGCGTCCCAAAGGAGAGGACCGTGGCCTATGTGGAAAAAAAAGCCATCTCCGCCGGCGCCCTCATTGCCCTGTCCGCCGGCACCCTGATCATGAAGGAGAATACCCTGATCGGGGACTGCGCCCCCATTATTCAGACCGGGGACGGCCATAAAGAGGCCGGTGAGAAGACACAAACCGTTCTCAGGGCACAGTTCCGGACCCTGGCCAAACGGAACGGCTACCCCGAGGTGCTGGCCGAGGCCATGGTGACCAAGTCCATGGAGGTCTACCGGGTGGATCTGGCGGGTGAAACCCGGTATATGGACAAGACCGCCTACGGGGATCTCACCGATGCAGAGAAGAAAAGCGTCACCCGGAAGAAAACCATTGTAAAGGCCGGCGAACTGCTGACCATGGATGATAAAGAGGCCCTGACCCTTGGGTTTTCGCGGCAGAGCGTACAAAATATTGATGAGGCCATGGATTTTCTGGGTTACGGGGCGTATGGAAAAACCGAGGTTGCCGAAACCTGGTCCGAGGACCTGGTCCGGGCCATGCAGCCCTTTCTGCCCATCCTCATGATCATCGGCATCGGTGCCCTGTACACGGAAATCAAGGCCCCGGGATTCGGGCTGCCCGGCATCATCGGTATCCTTTGCCTGGGCATGGTATTTTTTAACCAGTATATGGCGGGCCTGGCGGATTATACCGAGCTGCTGATTTTCCTCATCGGCTTTCTCCTTCTGGGGGTGGAGGTATTTGTCCTGCCCGGATTCGGCATTGCAGGGATCACTGCCATTCTGGTCATTGCCGTGGGCCTGGTCCTCTCTTTTCAGGGGTTTGTGCTGCCCGACCCCACCCTGCCATGGGAGGGGCGGCTTATGGTGAAAAATGTCGGCCTGGTGATGGGTGCCGCCCTGGCCGCCCTGGCGGTGTCTTTTTCTATGATCCGTTATGTGCTGCCCCTGCTTTCAGCCGTGGTGAAAGGCCCCTATCTGGACGCCACTTTGCAGGATTCCCATGCTGACTCCAAAGCAATTGCCGGCATATCCCCGGGCAATACCGGGGTGGCCCTCACCCAGTTGCGGCCTTCGGGCAAGATCCGCATCCGGGACGGGGAAGCGGAAAGGAAAGTCGATGCCATCACCCGGGGCGATTTTATTGATCCGGGTGCCCATGTCCGGGTGGCCGAGGTCTCCCGGAACCAGGTTATTGTAGAACAGGTTAATCTAGAAAAAGAGGACGGATAA